In one Verrucomicrobiia bacterium genomic region, the following are encoded:
- a CDS encoding prepilin-type N-terminal cleavage/methylation domain-containing protein translates to MCTRLRSNTAPVPPETSRPGFTLIELLVVIAMITILAAMLLPALNRARIAGDSAVCKSNLRQIGLGIRMYVEQFNVYPAAEFWWVQLEPFAGTKWPRNLSYGPTRYEGSPNNIYACPAYNRLGGLFQPGGGNGQTFGSYGYNCWGVLFNDWRWFGAKLGLGGEFWVTNTSGGGEVVNRQIMGSRVVRPSSMNEIGDAFLQPFIESKDNFKGVMGSCVLDRGVDEAVFFNSLILGAKDDGWVAVGPTRQRHAGRWNVGFCDGHVESLKSADFFDLRRDDVVARWNNDNQPHRELLRLP, encoded by the coding sequence ATTTGCACGAGACTACGCTCAAATACCGCACCTGTCCCCCCAGAAACGAGCCGCCCAGGGTTTACGTTGATCGAGCTGCTGGTGGTGATCGCCATGATCACAATTCTGGCGGCGATGTTGCTTCCGGCGCTGAACCGGGCGAGAATTGCCGGTGACTCCGCAGTATGCAAGAGCAATCTTCGACAGATCGGGCTCGGCATCCGAATGTATGTCGAACAATTCAACGTTTACCCTGCTGCCGAATTCTGGTGGGTCCAACTTGAACCGTTCGCGGGAACGAAATGGCCAAGAAATCTTTCCTACGGTCCAACCCGCTATGAAGGCAGCCCGAATAACATCTACGCTTGTCCCGCCTACAATCGGTTGGGCGGTCTTTTCCAACCAGGCGGAGGCAACGGCCAAACGTTTGGGAGCTATGGTTATAATTGCTGGGGCGTTCTCTTTAACGATTGGAGGTGGTTTGGCGCCAAACTCGGCTTAGGAGGGGAATTTTGGGTCACGAACACGAGTGGTGGCGGAGAAGTCGTGAACCGGCAGATTATGGGCAGCCGGGTTGTGAGACCAAGCAGCATGAACGAGATCGGCGATGCCTTTCTGCAACCCTTTATTGAGTCTAAGGACAATTTCAAAGGCGTTATGGGTAGTTGCGTCCTGGACAGGGGAGTGGACGAAGCGGTCTTTTTCAACTCTCTGATACTCGGTGCGAAAGATGACGGCTGGGTGGCTGTCGGGCCGACTCGTCAGCGCCACGCTGGCCGGTGGAATGTTGGATTTTGCGATGGTCATGTTGAGAGTCTGAAAAGCGCAGATTTCTTCGACCTGCGGAGAGATGACGTGGTAGCGCGTTGGAATAACGACAACCAACCGCATCGGGAGTTACTGCGGTTGCCATGA